GGCGGCATACGCCTTACCACCTTTAGAATGTGGATCGTATACCGCAATGGGTTGCCCAAAGGATGGTGCTTCAGCTAATGTCACATTGCGTGGAATAATACTGGAAAACAAGCGATCGGGGAAATATTTTTGTAGTTCGGCCATGACCTCTTTGGATAATGAATTCCGTTTATCATACATCGTCACTACTGCCCCACTCACAAATAAGTCTGGTTGTAAATGTTGTTTAACTAATTCGATCGTCTGCAGAAGCTGACCTAAACCTTCCAGGGCAAAATATTCACACTGCACCGGCACAATCACTTCACTCGCTGCCACTAAAGCATTGACGGTTAACATATCCAATGACGGCGGACAATCAATTACCACGTAATCGTAATAATATAACACAGATTTTATAGCCTGTTGCAGTTGATATTCGCGCCGTTCGAGTGGCACTAATTCAACGGTCGCACCAGCTAATGAAATAGTGGCCGGAGCAATGTGCAGATCTTTCACGGCGGTTTGAAACAACACATTAGATAACGGCATTTTACCAATTATGACATCATAAATCCCCCGTTCCAATTGTTTAGCATTAATACCCAAATTGCTCGTGGCATTAGCCTGAGGATCAGCATCAATCAATAACACTTTTTTACCGGACAAGGCTAAAAAACTCGCCACATTGACGGTGGTAGTGGTTTTACCCACCCCGCCTTTTTGATTCGCAAAAGCAATTACCCGTGCCATATCGTAGTAGTATAGCGTATTGACACCTAATTGAAAAATGCTATTATCAAAACCGTTCAGTCGGCCGCGATGGCGGAATTGGTAGACGCATACGACTCAAAATCGTACGGATTTACTTCCATGAGAGTTCGATTCTCTCTCGCGGCACTAACGCACTTCAGAGATGACTTCAGTTTCAGCACCCTCAGCGGTAATCATTACTAAACCATTATCTAATTTTGTGTAGGTATACGGCGCTGTCCCATCTGGATCAATCGGTACAGTGGTGGCACTGGCCAAATCTGCCGGATATTTACCGTCATGGGTGGCAATATAATCAATAACAGCATCCATTAACTTATCAACATCGGCCCACCGTTGTCGATCTTGTGCCTGATTAATACGTTGCCAGGGATTAATCAAGATCACCGCAATAGCTGCTAAAATAGCTACCGTAGCAATAACGATGATTAACTCAAAGAGTTGAAAACCAGCCGGTGGTTGTTTGGCGGCTAAAATAGTATTAACTTTTTGCACCACTTTTTGCAAAGAAAAATTACTTTTCACAATATAATCAGCCACCCCTAAAGCTTTGGCCTTAGCAATGTCATCATCTTGACCTAAATTGGATAAGACTAAGACTGGCACTTGTTTTAGTTTCGGATTAACTTTCATTTGTTGTAATACTTCAAACCCATTCAGGCGCGGTAAAATCATATCCAATAATATAATATCCGGGCGCTGTGTTACCATCTTAGCCAACGCTTCTTCACCATTACCGGCGACCTCAATATTATCAAACCCTTCATCACGCATCCGTTCCGCTAGAATCTTAGATAAGAAGACTTCATCCTCAACAATTAGAATAGACTTACTTTGTTTCATAAATTGGTAATGTAAAATAAACCGTTGTGCCCTGATTAAGAGTAGAAACAACCCGGATATCACCACCGTGTAAACGAATAATCTCACGCGCAATGTACATGCCTAGACCCGACCCTTCGGTTTGTAATTCAATGGCGTTATCGGCTCGGAAAAACTTTTCAAATAAATGAGTCTGCGCCTCATCTGACATACCAATGCCTTCATCTTTTACGGCACACTCAACCATATTAGCTACAACCCGCGCACTAATGATTACTGGGCGATGACCACGTTGACTGTACTTAATGGCATTACTAACCAAATTAAGACAGACTTCGCGTAGTTTATCGCCATCGGCACTAACCGCTGGTAGATCGCTTGGTAGTTGAGCAGTGATTTCGACATTATTGGCGTGAGCAAAATGCAGCAACTCTTCCAACACGGGGTTAACTACCGTCGCTAAGACTACGGCCGTTGGCTTGATCATTAATTTACCAGCTTCCAAACGTGAGACATTTAATAAATCATTAATCAACGAAATCATGCGCTCATTACTTTGATACACTTGATGCAATTTATCACGCTGCCAATCATTAATGGGATTACCATGGCGATTTTCCAGCAACGTTTCTAAATACCATTTCATAGTTGAAGCCGGTGTCCGCAACTGGTGGGAAACTATAGAAATGAACTGAGTTTGCTCAATCATATTATTACTGTACCGCCACAAACCGTTCGGCTACTACTTGCCAATCTACTACTTTTAGAAAATTATCAACGTATTTGGCTTTGTCTGTACCATAATCAATGGCAAAGGCATGTTCCCAACAATCCAAAGCTAGCAAGACATTATTGTGGATCGGGAAATTCACGTTATGTTCATACATGATATAAGTATGCAGCATCCCGTCGATTTTATTTTTTGTAAGCACTACCCAACCTGGCGTGGAAGCCGCCGAACCTTTGATGTCGGCCACAAATTTTTCCCAAGTCCCCCAACTCGCTTCAATGGCAGCTCGAAATTGAGATAACTGCTCAGTGGTCTGGGCGGTCATATTTTCAAAATAAGCTTGATGTAAGTACGAACCGTTAAAAGCCACGGTTTCGCGCCGTTTTAATTCAGAAAAAGCTCCGTAGGTATAGTTACTTTCAACTGGATCAACCGTTTTTAATTTGTCTTGAATTTCATTTAATTTTTTGACATAGCCAGCATACAAACCGAGGTGAGTTTCCACCTGACGGTCAGTCATGCCTGGTAAGTGCCCAATGAGATGTTTGAAGTCTTTTACTTGATGGATCATGCCTCTATTTTAGCATAGCCAAGAGCGCATAGCTAGAGTTGAGAACGTTATTACTGTTAGAACCAAAGGTATCATATTTATACACACCTGTGGGAGCTTGGACTGACTGTAAAAACTGATAGCCAGTGCGATGATTGCGCCGGACATTATTCATATCTACGTTTAAGGCTTGAATTACCACCGCTGTACTGGAAGAGTTTGACGCACTATGTTCAGTATACCCCCAACCGCCGTCCAGATTTTGTTGGGAGCGTAAATACCGTACGGTTTGGCCATAATCATCATCTCCAGCGGCATTTAACAACTGCACATAATAGGCAGTAGTATCAACATCACTAACGGTGCTAGCAACAGCATAAGATAATCCACCATCAGTATTTATCGCTTGCTGTGCGGCCGTGATGGCGACACCAGCATCTTCCCCCACAGCGGTTAGAGCCAAACCAGCAAAGATATCATCATTCACATAAGCTTCATCACCAAACTGGTGATTATTTTTCATGGCTAATAAACGTGCCACATAATCCACCCCATTGATATTTCTCGCATTAAAACCCAACGCCTGAACAGCTAAAATGTGGCGAGCTATTTCCGTGGTAGCAAAAGGCATGGTGGTGGTCGGATCATAATTCAACACCGCCACTTGTATTTTACTTGTATCGGCACCGGTCTTGGCTAAAGCCAGAGCTGTCCACTCGGTTAAACTTTGACTATCATTTACTAAACCATTATCCCCAACCTGGTTAGATAAAAATTGTGTTGCCGAATTTATGGCCGCTTGTTGATCACTAACTGTAAATATCTGATTAGTACTGTATGGTTTCATTACCCGAATAAATGTATTATAAGTTCTGGTTGATCCAGTATTGTCTGCATAAACATTAAGGACACCAAGTGTATTTGGTTTATAACTGGCTTTGCCAAAGTTATCAGTGGTTTTTATAACATCACCAAAATGTACTTTAGCACCAACCACCGGCTGGCCGTCAGCTTTTACTCGGACGGTTAATTTATTTCCAGCCAACACTTCTTGGTTGGGTGTTTTTAATTGCAAAGCAGTATTTGGATACCCACCCAGTGACAAAATTATTTCATCACCATTTTGTACAGTATAATCAGCCAAACCGACACTGGCTGGAGTGTAATTCACAATAAATGACCAATAATCACTTCCAATGGCGATTTGATCGGCCAGGCTAGTGAGATATAAACCATAACTAGAGTCTTGTATGTCATAAGCAAAACCACCTAAGCTAGCGGCCTGTTTTAAAGCACACACCGCCTTAGCCCCAGTGATGACATGACGTGTACCATTAGTATCACGTATCGAGCAGCCAATATCACTTAAATAAACATCACCGGCATACACAGTGCCAGTAGCTGTTTCGATCCGAATATTTGTCTGAATATAATCGGCCGCAAAAACAGGTGAGGCAATTAAACTAAGTAATAAAGTAAAAAGAAAATGTTTCATAATTTTTATAAAAATAATTAATAATCTTGTTCAAACTGCCAAGTAATTTTGTCTCCCGCTACAACGGTGTAATCGGCTACTCCCACGTCGGCTAATTTACCATTCACATAATAAATCCAATGGTAACGC
The genomic region above belongs to Patescibacteria group bacterium and contains:
- a CDS encoding AAA family ATPase, whose protein sequence is MARVIAFANQKGGVGKTTTTVNVASFLALSGKKVLLIDADPQANATSNLGINAKQLERGIYDVIIGKMPLSNVLFQTAVKDLHIAPATISLAGATVELVPLERREYQLQQAIKSVLYYYDYVVIDCPPSLDMLTVNALVAASEVIVPVQCEYFALEGLGQLLQTIELVKQHLQPDLFVSGAVVTMYDKRNSLSKEVMAELQKYFPDRLFSSIIPRNVTLAEAPSFGQPIAVYDPHSKGGKAYAALTKEIMLYS
- a CDS encoding response regulator, yielding MKQSKSILIVEDEVFLSKILAERMRDEGFDNIEVAGNGEEALAKMVTQRPDIILLDMILPRLNGFEVLQQMKVNPKLKQVPVLVLSNLGQDDDIAKAKALGVADYIVKSNFSLQKVVQKVNTILAAKQPPAGFQLFELIIVIATVAILAAIAVILINPWQRINQAQDRQRWADVDKLMDAVIDYIATHDGKYPADLASATTVPIDPDGTAPYTYTKLDNGLVMITAEGAETEVISEVR
- a CDS encoding HAMP domain-containing sensor histidine kinase, whose translation is MIEQTQFISIVSHQLRTPASTMKWYLETLLENRHGNPINDWQRDKLHQVYQSNERMISLINDLLNVSRLEAGKLMIKPTAVVLATVVNPVLEELLHFAHANNVEITAQLPSDLPAVSADGDKLREVCLNLVSNAIKYSQRGHRPVIISARVVANMVECAVKDEGIGMSDEAQTHLFEKFFRADNAIELQTEGSGLGMYIAREIIRLHGGDIRVVSTLNQGTTVYFTLPIYETK
- a CDS encoding Fe-Mn family superoxide dismutase, whose amino-acid sequence is MIHQVKDFKHLIGHLPGMTDRQVETHLGLYAGYVKKLNEIQDKLKTVDPVESNYTYGAFSELKRRETVAFNGSYLHQAYFENMTAQTTEQLSQFRAAIEASWGTWEKFVADIKGSAASTPGWVVLTKNKIDGMLHTYIMYEHNVNFPIHNNVLLALDCWEHAFAIDYGTDKAKYVDNFLKVVDWQVVAERFVAVQ
- a CDS encoding DUF4430 domain-containing protein — encoded protein: MKHFLFTLLLSLIASPVFAADYIQTNIRIETATGTVYAGDVYLSDIGCSIRDTNGTRHVITGAKAVCALKQAASLGGFAYDIQDSSYGLYLTSLADQIAIGSDYWSFIVNYTPASVGLADYTVQNGDEIILSLGGYPNTALQLKTPNQEVLAGNKLTVRVKADGQPVVGAKVHFGDVIKTTDNFGKASYKPNTLGVLNVYADNTGSTRTYNTFIRVMKPYSTNQIFTVSDQQAAINSATQFLSNQVGDNGLVNDSQSLTEWTALALAKTGADTSKIQVAVLNYDPTTTMPFATTEIARHILAVQALGFNARNINGVDYVARLLAMKNNHQFGDEAYVNDDIFAGLALTAVGEDAGVAITAAQQAINTDGGLSYAVASTVSDVDTTAYYVQLLNAAGDDDYGQTVRYLRSQQNLDGGWGYTEHSASNSSSTAVVIQALNVDMNNVRRNHRTGYQFLQSVQAPTGVYKYDTFGSNSNNVLNSSYALLAMLK